A single window of Acidimicrobiia bacterium DNA harbors:
- a CDS encoding fumarylacetoacetate hydrolase family protein yields MNPWEDPRVSAGLERQIPKRRAMLANGARSVGWKVGFGAPASLELMAITAPLLGFLTDATVYGSGDSVDSDGYQRGVVEFEVAVYLAHDLGPGASDQEAAAAIAAVGPSIEVANINLPVGPDEVEGIVAGNIFHTAVVFGQPDMSRAGLDITGMNARVLVDGELVAATDELEAITGRYPTVVRTVADTLAANGLLLRAGDVIITGSVIPPVPAVAGTEYTFALDPLDPISVRIG; encoded by the coding sequence GTGAACCCGTGGGAAGATCCCCGGGTTTCGGCCGGGCTCGAACGGCAGATTCCCAAACGCCGCGCGATGCTCGCCAATGGAGCCAGGAGTGTTGGTTGGAAGGTCGGCTTCGGTGCCCCGGCCTCGTTGGAGCTCATGGCAATAACCGCCCCGTTGCTCGGCTTCCTGACGGATGCCACCGTGTACGGATCGGGGGATTCGGTCGACAGCGACGGGTATCAACGGGGGGTAGTCGAGTTCGAAGTAGCCGTGTACCTGGCTCACGACCTCGGGCCAGGTGCTTCGGATCAGGAGGCGGCGGCGGCCATTGCCGCTGTCGGACCGTCCATTGAGGTTGCCAATATCAACTTGCCGGTCGGCCCCGACGAGGTCGAAGGCATTGTTGCCGGCAACATCTTTCACACCGCGGTCGTATTCGGTCAACCTGATATGTCACGCGCCGGGCTCGACATCACGGGGATGAATGCCCGGGTTCTGGTGGACGGAGAACTGGTGGCCGCTACCGACGAACTCGAAGCGATCACCGGCCGCTACCCGACGGTGGTCCGCACGGTTGCCGATACGCTGGCGGCCAATGGTCTTCTGCTCAGGGCCGGGGACGTGATCATTACCGGCTCGGTCATTCCGCCGGTCCCAGCTGTGGCGGGAACCGAATACACCTTCGCTCTCGACCCGCTCGATCCGATTTCGGTGCGGATCGGCTAG
- a CDS encoding ABC transporter permease subunit, which yields MLATIYSKTVRERTFGLLIGVMSVSAMVALAVWVYSDLDQVIAEFAASFPEAYLSAMGISVDGTGTSIVLGEMLNLIAPMVLGGLAISIGTSAIAGEERDNTIGLLLSNPKSRTTVLLAKMRAMLAVVAVGSMLIWLGSVASVALVGSNTVGLSIGAMSVHVFAISLFFGSLALFIGAWTGNAGAASGASAGLLIFSFLAAGFLPLLQGWENVAKVFPWYYFNSSQPLQNGLKPGHLAVLVGVSALLIGGAVVGINRRDLRSGGVDGNLLERLLQNHPRVAAYAEKITGKAQVANIAIKTLSDHQGGGTIAAAAIFYTALIMGPFFNALKGVLSDLMSVMPEGLLAIVGSVDMSTPAGWFHGELFSMVVPGAIGAITIMMGARALAGEERTQTMDLLLVNPIKRSRVVAEKSVAILGMAFLLGFATFAGTAAGSLLGGLDISMLNIAGASSQAFAFGFFLGAMALLGGAMTGNAKAAAYVGIGVGLVGFVIASYFPVSANLAEWARVSPFYYYAQNQPLSNGISWTNLGVLLGAGVLAVAASVLFFERRDIRN from the coding sequence ATGCTCGCCACCATCTACTCCAAGACTGTTAGAGAACGAACCTTTGGGTTGTTGATAGGCGTGATGTCGGTATCGGCGATGGTCGCCCTTGCCGTGTGGGTCTACTCCGACCTCGACCAGGTGATAGCTGAGTTTGCCGCCAGCTTTCCCGAGGCGTACTTGTCGGCGATGGGAATTTCGGTCGATGGGACCGGCACGTCGATCGTACTTGGAGAGATGCTCAACCTCATCGCACCAATGGTGCTCGGTGGCCTGGCCATTTCGATCGGCACTTCGGCGATAGCGGGCGAAGAACGAGACAACACGATCGGACTCCTGCTGTCCAACCCCAAGAGTAGGACGACGGTACTTCTTGCCAAGATGCGGGCGATGCTCGCGGTCGTCGCGGTGGGTTCCATGCTCATTTGGCTCGGCTCGGTGGCGAGCGTGGCGCTCGTCGGGTCCAATACGGTTGGCCTCTCGATTGGCGCGATGAGCGTCCACGTATTCGCCATTTCACTTTTTTTCGGGTCCCTGGCTCTGTTCATCGGGGCGTGGACCGGTAACGCCGGAGCGGCGTCGGGTGCCTCGGCGGGCTTGCTCATTTTTTCGTTTCTGGCTGCCGGGTTCCTCCCATTGTTACAGGGTTGGGAGAACGTGGCCAAGGTCTTTCCGTGGTACTACTTCAATTCGAGTCAGCCCCTCCAGAATGGCTTGAAGCCAGGTCACCTGGCTGTCCTGGTAGGGGTCAGCGCTCTCCTGATCGGCGGAGCTGTCGTCGGCATTAATCGGCGGGATCTTCGGTCGGGTGGGGTGGACGGCAATTTGCTTGAACGCCTCCTGCAGAACCATCCCAGGGTGGCCGCGTACGCCGAAAAGATCACAGGCAAGGCTCAGGTGGCCAACATCGCCATCAAGACTCTGTCCGATCATCAGGGAGGAGGGACGATCGCAGCGGCGGCGATCTTCTACACAGCCCTCATCATGGGCCCGTTTTTCAATGCCCTCAAGGGCGTGCTCTCCGACCTTATGTCGGTCATGCCGGAGGGCCTGTTGGCGATCGTCGGGTCGGTCGATATGTCCACTCCGGCCGGGTGGTTTCACGGAGAGCTCTTTTCCATGGTCGTACCTGGAGCCATCGGTGCCATCACCATCATGATGGGGGCCAGGGCGTTGGCTGGGGAAGAGAGAACCCAAACCATGGATCTACTTTTGGTGAACCCCATCAAGCGTTCCCGGGTCGTCGCCGAGAAGTCCGTTGCCATTTTGGGCATGGCGTTCTTGCTCGGATTTGCAACCTTTGCCGGCACGGCTGCCGGGAGTTTGCTGGGAGGGCTCGACATTTCGATGCTCAATATCGCCGGCGCGTCTAGCCAGGCCTTCGCGTTCGGGTTTTTCCTGGGCGCGATGGCGCTCCTTGGGGGGGCAATGACCGGGAACGCCAAAGCGGCCGCGTATGTCGGTATCGGCGTTGGTCTGGTGGGTTTTGTGATTGCGAGCTATTTCCCCGTGAGTGCCAATCTCGCCGAATGGGCCCGGGTGTCGCCATTCTATTACTACGCACAGAATCAACCGCTCAGCAACGGGATCAGCTGGACGAACTTGGGCGTGCTGCTCGGGGCAGGCGTCCTGGCGGTCGCCGCCTCTGTGCTCTTCTTCGAACGGCGAGATATTCGAAACTGA
- a CDS encoding ABC transporter ATP-binding protein has product MSNGPAIVTRGLTKHYGEVRALEDLNLEIAQGEIFGFLGPNGAGKTTTMRTILDLIRPTSGTATIMGLDSHEDAVEIRQHIGYVPGDLAMYPKLTGRELLTYFANLRGGVSWSVVDEFAGRLDSDLSRKIGNLSSGNRQKVGLIQAFMNKPDILILDEPSSGLDPLVQQEFQAMLREVAGEGRTVFLSSHTLSEVERVADRVAIIREGRLAVVDTMESLKEKAIRKVTLHFADPISESVFAGVAGVKSVSVKGTAATVSFEGAMSSLLRAATDHDVINLTSSEADLEEIFLAYYRGPGTSEVVG; this is encoded by the coding sequence ATGAGCAACGGACCCGCCATCGTCACCCGGGGGCTGACCAAACACTACGGAGAGGTCAGGGCGCTTGAGGACTTGAATCTGGAGATCGCCCAGGGTGAAATATTCGGCTTTCTCGGCCCGAACGGAGCCGGCAAGACGACAACCATGCGGACCATCCTGGACCTCATCCGTCCCACGTCAGGGACGGCGACCATCATGGGTCTCGACTCACACGAAGATGCGGTTGAGATCCGTCAACACATCGGATACGTTCCCGGGGACCTCGCCATGTATCCAAAGCTGACCGGTCGGGAGTTGCTCACCTATTTCGCGAACCTGCGCGGTGGCGTCAGCTGGTCGGTGGTCGACGAATTTGCGGGTCGATTGGACTCCGATCTTTCGAGAAAGATCGGCAACCTGTCGTCGGGTAATCGGCAGAAGGTTGGTTTGATACAAGCGTTCATGAACAAGCCGGACATTCTCATTCTTGATGAGCCGAGCAGCGGCCTTGATCCGCTGGTCCAGCAAGAATTTCAGGCCATGCTGCGGGAAGTAGCCGGAGAAGGTCGAACCGTGTTCTTGTCGAGCCATACGCTCAGCGAGGTTGAGCGGGTCGCAGACCGGGTGGCCATCATCAGGGAAGGTCGTCTGGCAGTGGTTGACACCATGGAGTCGCTCAAGGAAAAGGCGATCCGCAAAGTAACCCTGCATTTCGCTGATCCGATTTCGGAGTCCGTATTTGCGGGGGTTGCTGGAGTCAAGAGCGTGTCCGTCAAAGGCACGGCAGCCACCGTGTCGTTTGAAGGAGCGATGTCCTCGCTGCTGAGGGCTGCGACGGATCACGACGTCATCAATCTCACAAGTTCAGAGGCCGATCTCGAAGAAATCTTCCTTGCCTACTACCGGGGTCCGGGTACGTCAGAGGTGGTTGGCTGA
- a CDS encoding FAD:protein FMN transferase yields MGTDVTVVAQNDGDIDSTRHWFESAEQICSRFRPDSELSQVNDQQEERVQLSPVLGAVMREAQDARRRTDGLVDVGIGSAVKAWGYDRTFIEVADLKQAPARQQVPAWSITGDRLNRPEPILFDLGGIAKGWSCDIAVERGMAAIVSAGGDVRSSHPQAIVPIADPWGNIITEVQLGVGALATSSTTRRRWKVGKGEAHHLIDPRTASPADSPILSATVLAETAARAEAGAKAVLLLGAEGLAWADRCSWLSGALVVWNDGSVYATSQIKQAA; encoded by the coding sequence ATGGGAACCGATGTCACCGTGGTGGCTCAGAACGACGGTGACATCGATTCGACCCGGCATTGGTTCGAATCTGCCGAACAAATATGCAGCAGGTTCAGGCCAGACAGTGAACTCAGCCAGGTCAATGATCAACAGGAAGAGCGCGTGCAGCTGTCGCCGGTTCTCGGTGCCGTGATGCGAGAGGCTCAGGATGCCAGGCGCCGCACCGACGGTCTCGTCGACGTTGGGATCGGTTCAGCCGTCAAAGCCTGGGGCTACGACCGGACGTTTATCGAGGTTGCCGATCTGAAACAAGCACCAGCCAGGCAGCAGGTCCCGGCTTGGTCCATTACCGGGGATCGCCTCAACCGACCTGAGCCAATCCTGTTCGATCTTGGTGGGATCGCCAAGGGTTGGTCTTGTGACATCGCTGTCGAACGCGGCATGGCGGCGATCGTTTCGGCGGGCGGAGACGTCCGATCGTCCCACCCGCAAGCCATTGTTCCCATCGCCGACCCGTGGGGGAACATCATTACCGAAGTCCAGCTGGGCGTCGGAGCGCTGGCCACCAGTTCCACAACCCGGCGGCGCTGGAAAGTCGGCAAGGGCGAAGCGCATCATCTCATCGACCCGCGTACCGCATCACCGGCCGACTCACCAATCCTCAGCGCTACTGTCCTGGCTGAAACCGCCGCCCGGGCGGAAGCCGGGGCTAAAGCCGTCCTTCTGCTTGGTGCCGAGGGATTGGCCTGGGCGGATCGCTGCTCCTGGCTATCGGGAGCGCTCGTCGTATGGAACGACGGATCGGTGTACGCAACCTCACAAATAAAGCAGGCAGCATGA
- a CDS encoding NAD(P)-dependent oxidoreductase encodes MKLGWIGLGDMGHVIIPRLIEAGHDVTGWNRTKSRADVLIGLGMSWADTPRQVAAASEFVFSMVTDAKAVSAVALGDDGIISGLPLGGVYLDMSTIDPQVSRETAALFAERGLTMLDAPVSGSPITIAAGSASTMVGGDRAAYERVEPVLHDIGSKVSYIGPSGTAVQMKVAINLTLIVEMVVFCESVALAEKGGVDRAVAVDAMLKSVVASPVMGYRGPFILNMPDKPLADVTLQQKDMVLALEVARRQGSAAPLGAVANELLNACRGLGIDHRDFVTVFDVYHMLSGGR; translated from the coding sequence ATGAAATTGGGTTGGATCGGGCTTGGAGACATGGGGCATGTGATTATTCCGCGCCTCATAGAGGCCGGGCATGACGTGACAGGATGGAATCGGACCAAGTCGAGGGCTGATGTGTTGATTGGTCTCGGCATGTCCTGGGCGGACACTCCTCGACAGGTGGCGGCCGCCTCAGAGTTTGTGTTCTCGATGGTGACTGACGCCAAAGCCGTTTCGGCTGTTGCGCTCGGGGACGACGGGATCATCTCAGGGTTACCGCTCGGCGGGGTCTACCTCGACATGAGTACGATTGATCCACAAGTCAGCCGGGAGACTGCGGCCCTGTTTGCCGAGCGGGGCCTGACCATGCTCGACGCCCCCGTCTCGGGTAGTCCGATAACGATTGCGGCAGGCTCGGCATCGACGATGGTTGGTGGTGATCGAGCCGCCTACGAGCGGGTCGAGCCAGTCCTGCATGACATCGGGTCCAAGGTCAGCTACATCGGGCCCTCGGGGACGGCTGTGCAGATGAAGGTAGCCATCAACCTCACACTCATCGTGGAGATGGTGGTGTTTTGCGAATCCGTTGCCCTGGCTGAGAAGGGCGGTGTTGACCGGGCGGTGGCGGTCGATGCCATGCTCAAGAGCGTGGTCGCCTCGCCAGTGATGGGATATCGGGGACCGTTCATTCTCAATATGCCCGACAAGCCGCTCGCCGACGTCACGTTGCAGCAAAAAGACATGGTGTTGGCTTTGGAAGTCGCCCGACGCCAGGGTTCAGCGGCTCCACTCGGGGCGGTTGCGAACGAACTCCTCAATGCCTGCCGCGGCCTCGGGATCGATCACCGGGATTTCGTAACGGTATTCGATGTCTATCACATGCTTTCGGGGGGACGATGA
- a CDS encoding HAMP domain-containing histidine kinase, with protein sequence MRRRLVLLAVAISLMVALSFVIPLAFLVRDLAQDRALAAGERQAQDIARVIATLTPDRGVVEASKAIAPTSGGKLSTSLILPDGSVVGGELLPGESPTLAITGTAFRTAVGGDQIIYTPVIQEDGETVVVRVVVSEAALSEGVMQSWEVLAGVAVTLVALGVVAAAILGRSIIGPVQALADSAALLGEGDLSVRIEPAGPHEIQEAAIEFNRLAERISRLVQRERDAAADLSHRLRTPITALRLDMDGVEDSPAMTRVWEDLDILERTVDFLIRHSLHPVSPDSVSDFAAVLTERVAFWAPLAREQGREVTVSIGADEAMVRSVEHDLEAMIDVLFDNVFAHSFGGSPLAVTLRRDRQNSYLTFEDGGPGFGPTAVLGRGSSGSSSTGLGLDIVRSTAEGAGGSVSIGSSQSLGGARIEVRLPLVA encoded by the coding sequence ATGAGGCGCCGGCTAGTTCTGCTGGCCGTCGCCATTTCGTTGATGGTGGCTCTGTCGTTTGTCATTCCTCTTGCCTTTCTGGTCCGCGACCTCGCCCAGGACCGGGCCCTGGCCGCCGGTGAACGTCAGGCCCAGGACATCGCCCGGGTTATCGCCACTCTGACGCCCGATCGGGGGGTGGTTGAAGCTTCCAAAGCGATTGCCCCGACAAGTGGCGGCAAACTTTCCACCTCTCTGATTCTTCCCGACGGGTCAGTGGTGGGTGGCGAACTACTGCCGGGGGAGAGTCCGACCCTGGCGATAACCGGTACCGCGTTTCGTACCGCGGTCGGTGGAGATCAGATCATCTATACCCCGGTCATTCAGGAGGATGGCGAAACGGTTGTTGTTCGAGTCGTGGTGAGCGAAGCCGCCCTGAGCGAAGGCGTCATGCAATCCTGGGAGGTTCTAGCGGGTGTGGCCGTAACGCTCGTGGCACTCGGTGTCGTGGCGGCCGCAATCCTCGGTCGGTCGATTATCGGTCCGGTTCAGGCTCTCGCCGACTCGGCGGCTCTACTCGGTGAAGGCGACCTATCGGTCAGAATCGAACCAGCCGGACCCCACGAGATTCAGGAAGCGGCCATCGAATTCAATCGCCTGGCCGAACGGATTAGTCGGTTGGTCCAGCGAGAGCGTGATGCTGCTGCGGATCTATCTCATCGTCTTCGAACGCCAATCACGGCTCTGCGTCTCGACATGGACGGAGTGGAGGACTCCCCGGCCATGACGAGAGTATGGGAGGACCTGGACATCCTCGAACGGACCGTAGATTTCCTGATCCGCCACTCACTCCATCCGGTGAGTCCCGACTCGGTGAGTGACTTCGCAGCGGTGCTGACCGAGAGAGTGGCTTTCTGGGCGCCCCTCGCCCGAGAACAGGGGCGGGAGGTGACGGTCTCCATAGGCGCAGACGAGGCGATGGTTCGATCGGTCGAACACGATCTCGAGGCGATGATTGATGTGCTGTTCGACAATGTGTTTGCCCACTCGTTTGGTGGATCCCCTTTGGCCGTTACGCTCAGAAGAGATCGGCAGAACAGTTACCTCACCTTCGAGGATGGTGGGCCGGGATTCGGGCCAACCGCGGTTCTCGGCAGAGGGTCGTCGGGGTCATCGTCAACCGGACTCGGCCTCGATATCGTCCGCTCAACCGCTGAAGGGGCTGGGGGATCGGTTTCGATTGGATCCAGCCAGTCGCTTGGCGGTGCCCGGATCGAAGTTCGCCTTCCTCTGGTCGCTTAG
- a CDS encoding DoxX family protein: MTTRSKVLWALQWFLGIFFTFTGVLHFVVPEGLPAAMGWMYELSDGLHLVTGVAEILGGIGLLLPALTKIKPILTSLAADGLVLLMVGAIIWHAGRGETQNIIQNTVLAGLLGFIAYGRWKLEPLPEK, from the coding sequence ATGACGACACGATCGAAGGTTCTCTGGGCGCTCCAATGGTTTCTGGGAATCTTTTTCACCTTCACCGGAGTTCTCCATTTCGTCGTCCCAGAAGGGCTTCCGGCCGCCATGGGCTGGATGTACGAACTGAGTGACGGCCTTCACCTCGTCACGGGAGTCGCGGAAATCCTCGGGGGGATCGGCTTGCTGCTTCCAGCGCTCACAAAGATCAAACCAATATTGACCAGTCTGGCCGCAGACGGCCTCGTCTTGCTGATGGTCGGCGCCATCATTTGGCACGCCGGACGAGGAGAGACCCAAAACATCATCCAGAACACCGTCCTGGCGGGTTTACTCGGATTCATCGCCTACGGCAGATGGAAGCTCGAACCCCTGCCGGAGAAGTAG
- a CDS encoding MarR family transcriptional regulator, whose protein sequence is MNITDAQSDYVERVGRFWESLSMGRTAGRILGWLMICDPPHQSAAGLRTNLGASAGSISTQVRLLEQLGLVERVTFSGSRASFYQLPDHVWSRSMDTELVRIVQMRALAEAGSAVIPNIRPERVTELEEVAKFFAAEWPGLLERLHQRVEVRP, encoded by the coding sequence ATGAATATCACCGATGCGCAATCCGACTATGTGGAGCGGGTCGGTCGGTTCTGGGAGTCTCTCTCGATGGGGCGAACTGCCGGGCGCATCCTGGGCTGGCTGATGATCTGTGATCCGCCACACCAGTCGGCAGCGGGACTCCGCACGAACCTCGGTGCGAGCGCCGGATCCATCTCGACCCAAGTCCGGCTTCTGGAACAGCTCGGGCTGGTTGAGCGCGTGACGTTCTCCGGCAGTCGGGCGAGCTTCTATCAGCTCCCCGACCATGTTTGGTCCCGGTCGATGGATACTGAACTTGTCCGAATCGTCCAGATGCGGGCGTTGGCCGAGGCCGGCTCGGCTGTGATTCCCAATATTCGACCGGAACGGGTTACCGAATTGGAAGAAGTCGCCAAGTTTTTTGCTGCCGAGTGGCCAGGTCTGCTCGAACGTTTACACCAGAGAGTAGAGGTAAGACCATGA
- a CDS encoding ABC transporter ATP-binding protein, with the protein MDDWAFRVDQLTKSYGDDAPLANDGITLQIRPGEVYGLLGPNGAGKSTLVKQVIGLLEPTKGSITIGPYDLVADPDHARQLCSYLPQAQMPIASFKVREAIEIAGSIRGGSGADVKRRTNELIEALDLGEWRDTLGAKLSGGVKRLVGFAMTSVWPGKLVILDEPTNDVDPLRRRMLWAEIRRLGEAGTAVLLVTHNVLEAEKSVDRLAIINEGRLIAEGTPSSLKATDSGSLRLQVMLAPGTETPALPEFVRFEGRVGHNLVSAIAESDASAGIAWAQRLMAEGLAEEYALGATTLEDAYIRLTGHVSEEQ; encoded by the coding sequence ATGGACGACTGGGCGTTTCGGGTAGATCAGCTGACCAAGTCGTATGGCGACGACGCCCCGCTTGCCAATGACGGGATCACACTTCAGATTCGCCCTGGCGAAGTGTATGGGTTGCTCGGTCCGAACGGGGCAGGCAAGTCAACCCTGGTCAAACAAGTTATCGGGTTGCTGGAGCCAACCAAGGGCAGTATCACCATCGGACCGTACGACCTGGTAGCTGATCCTGATCACGCTCGTCAACTCTGCTCCTATTTGCCGCAAGCCCAGATGCCCATTGCCTCGTTCAAGGTTCGGGAAGCCATTGAGATCGCCGGGTCGATCCGGGGCGGTAGTGGAGCGGACGTCAAACGTCGAACCAACGAACTCATCGAGGCCCTTGACCTTGGGGAGTGGCGAGATACCCTCGGAGCCAAGTTATCGGGAGGCGTAAAACGGTTGGTAGGGTTCGCGATGACCTCGGTGTGGCCCGGGAAGTTGGTGATTCTTGACGAGCCGACGAACGATGTTGACCCCTTGCGTAGAAGGATGCTGTGGGCAGAAATCCGGCGGTTGGGAGAAGCGGGCACGGCGGTCCTCTTGGTCACCCATAACGTGCTGGAGGCAGAAAAGTCGGTAGACCGGCTTGCGATCATCAACGAGGGGCGGTTGATCGCCGAAGGCACGCCGTCGTCGCTCAAGGCTACCGACAGTGGTTCATTGCGGCTACAGGTGATGCTTGCGCCCGGAACGGAGACACCGGCCCTTCCGGAGTTCGTGCGATTCGAAGGACGGGTGGGTCACAACTTGGTGTCTGCGATTGCCGAGTCAGATGCATCGGCCGGGATTGCCTGGGCCCAGCGGTTGATGGCCGAAGGGTTGGCCGAGGAGTACGCCTTAGGAGCCACCACGCTTGAGGATGCTTATATCCGCCTGACCGGCCACGTGAGCGAGGAACAGTGA
- a CDS encoding ferredoxin, whose amino-acid sequence MKVWIDPVLCTGAGTCEQIAPEVFVGRSDGLWAVKEDAAFFGSTTIFDGLVGEGHGPEGDAGIARVPEHLVEDVIDAAEMCPAECIYLEV is encoded by the coding sequence ATGAAGGTTTGGATCGATCCGGTTCTCTGCACAGGGGCAGGGACCTGCGAACAGATCGCCCCTGAGGTATTTGTGGGTCGCTCCGACGGTTTATGGGCTGTCAAAGAAGACGCGGCCTTCTTCGGGAGTACCACAATCTTTGACGGTCTCGTCGGTGAGGGCCATGGTCCCGAAGGCGACGCCGGAATCGCCCGTGTCCCCGAACATCTCGTCGAGGACGTCATCGACGCTGCCGAGATGTGTCCGGCCGAGTGCATCTATCTGGAGGTCTAG
- a CDS encoding response regulator transcription factor, translating to MPQILIVEDDQRIRESLAMRLADRGYSVESCQAAMPGVERAVSGEFDAVVLDLGLPDLDGEQALRMIRAVSAVPVIIATARDEEAAIVRLLDAGADDYVTKPFSADHLAARLRAVLRRSGPDEENRQLTVGDLTIDLDSREVTLAGEKLDLKTKEFDLLAYLAERPGRVIRKRELLAAVWRQPYGGPDKTIDVHLSWIRKKLGESAAAPRFIHTERGVGVRLVDPAE from the coding sequence ATGCCACAAATACTGATTGTTGAAGACGACCAACGGATCCGCGAATCGTTGGCGATGAGGTTGGCGGACCGCGGCTACTCGGTCGAATCCTGCCAGGCTGCCATGCCCGGCGTGGAACGAGCCGTGTCGGGTGAGTTCGATGCCGTCGTCCTGGACCTCGGCCTACCCGATCTCGACGGCGAGCAAGCTCTCCGCATGATAAGAGCAGTGAGTGCGGTTCCGGTGATTATTGCTACCGCTCGAGATGAAGAGGCGGCCATCGTGCGTCTGCTTGATGCCGGCGCAGACGACTACGTCACGAAGCCGTTTTCTGCCGACCATCTGGCTGCCCGGTTGCGGGCCGTCCTGCGTCGCTCGGGGCCGGACGAAGAGAACCGACAGCTGACGGTAGGAGACCTAACGATCGATCTTGACTCACGCGAGGTAACCCTGGCCGGGGAGAAGCTCGACCTGAAGACCAAAGAGTTCGATCTGCTCGCCTACCTCGCAGAACGTCCCGGCCGGGTCATTCGTAAACGGGAGTTGCTGGCGGCCGTTTGGCGCCAACCATACGGGGGACCGGACAAGACAATCGATGTTCACCTCTCATGGATCCGAAAGAAGCTCGGTGAATCGGCCGCCGCCCCCCGGTTCATTCACACCGAACGTGGTGTAGGGGTCCGCCTGGTGGATCCGGCAGAATGA
- a CDS encoding cupin domain-containing protein, whose amino-acid sequence MTERFHTNLADVPLVGGLREDEGWIDMQVQFLIDKAKAGTDDFLLGWTVLPPGARHDRHLHRNADEFFIVLAGGGRIYTDDGTAPAGKGDVIWTPRGRYHGFDNTGTEDVVLVWGWSGCGSLEDSGYEADEAALS is encoded by the coding sequence ATGACTGAACGGTTTCACACCAACCTGGCTGACGTGCCGCTGGTGGGCGGCCTGCGTGAGGACGAGGGCTGGATCGACATGCAGGTTCAGTTCCTGATCGACAAGGCCAAGGCGGGAACCGACGACTTCCTTCTCGGATGGACGGTTCTTCCACCGGGCGCTCGCCACGACCGACATCTGCATCGCAACGCCGACGAGTTTTTCATCGTGCTTGCCGGGGGAGGGCGGATCTATACCGATGATGGAACTGCCCCGGCCGGCAAAGGCGATGTGATCTGGACACCCCGCGGGCGCTATCACGGCTTCGACAACACCGGAACCGAGGACGTCGTTCTCGTGTGGGGTTGGAGCGGTTGCGGTTCGCTTGAAGATTCAGGGTACGAAGCTGACGAGGCGGCCCTGTCGTGA
- a CDS encoding LLM class flavin-dependent oxidoreductase, translating to MELGITTFAETIPVDGPPISHAVRLRQVVEEIELADQVGLDVYGVGEHHRPDFAASTPTVVLAAAAGRTERIRLSSAVTILSSDDPVRVFQQFATLDAVSSGRAELLAGRGSFIESFPLFGYSLDDYEELFAEKLDLLLAIRDNERVTWSGTFRSPLVEQGIYPRPDQDPLPVWVGVGGNPRSIVRAGVRGLPVALAIIGGSPIRFSGLADLHRKSLKEAGFDPVKVPLAVHAHGYVSESEDQAVEEFYPAYAKAMTGLGAERGWGPMTRPQYDSMRSPQGSLVLGDPAQVAETILRWRDILGIERFMLHISVGTLPHRQVLRSIELLGTEVAPLVRAG from the coding sequence ATGGAACTTGGGATCACGACGTTCGCCGAAACGATTCCTGTGGACGGTCCGCCGATTAGCCACGCGGTACGGCTCAGGCAAGTGGTTGAAGAAATCGAACTGGCTGATCAGGTCGGCCTCGATGTCTACGGGGTTGGTGAACACCACCGCCCTGACTTCGCGGCCTCGACCCCGACGGTGGTTTTGGCGGCGGCCGCCGGAAGAACCGAGCGGATCCGGCTCAGCTCCGCGGTGACGATCCTTTCGTCTGATGATCCCGTGCGAGTGTTCCAACAATTCGCCACGCTCGATGCCGTGTCGAGTGGCCGCGCCGAACTCCTCGCCGGGCGCGGCTCGTTCATCGAATCGTTCCCCCTGTTCGGATATTCGCTGGACGATTATGAGGAGTTGTTCGCCGAAAAGCTGGATCTTTTGCTCGCCATACGCGACAACGAACGGGTGACCTGGTCCGGGACGTTTCGTTCCCCACTCGTCGAGCAAGGCATCTATCCCCGCCCTGACCAAGACCCGCTGCCTGTATGGGTTGGCGTTGGGGGAAACCCACGGTCGATCGTGCGAGCCGGGGTGCGGGGACTGCCAGTTGCATTGGCCATCATCGGCGGCAGCCCGATTCGTTTCTCGGGCCTTGCCGACCTCCACCGCAAGTCACTCAAGGAAGCCGGTTTCGACCCGGTCAAGGTGCCCTTGGCGGTCCACGCCCATGGGTATGTTTCCGAGTCGGAGGATCAGGCTGTCGAGGAGTTCTATCCGGCGTATGCCAAGGCCATGACCGGACTCGGGGCCGAACGAGGTTGGGGTCCCATGACCCGTCCCCAGTACGACTCGATGCGGAGTCCGCAGGGTTCTCTGGTGCTCGGCGACCCTGCGCAAGTTGCTGAAACGATCCTGCGGTGGCGCGACATACTCGGCATCGAGCGTTTCATGTTGCACATCAGTGTCGGAACCTTGCCTCACAGGCAGGTCCTGCGATCGATTGAACTCCTTGGAACGGAGGTCGCCCCGCTGGTGCGCGCCGGGTGA